A stretch of the Filimonas lacunae genome encodes the following:
- a CDS encoding phosphatase PAP2 family protein, giving the protein MLQQWLESLDRQLFVAINSTWSVSWLDQFMMLLRNAVTWAPLYLVLLIWSFIKIKPWFWWFLALTVLTFGIADFTSSSLIKPWVGRLRPCYDLDLQGMVRSLVGCGGQYSFPSSHAANHFGLAMFWYRAVLLATGKRWSWVWIWAFVIGYAQVYVGKHFPLDIAGGAILGMAIGWLTSGLFNYFCTRKFKRRESSKVSAALS; this is encoded by the coding sequence ATGTTACAACAATGGTTAGAATCATTGGATAGGCAGCTATTTGTTGCTATCAACTCCACGTGGAGTGTTTCCTGGCTCGATCAGTTTATGATGCTTCTCCGCAATGCCGTTACATGGGCACCTCTTTACCTGGTTCTTCTCATCTGGTCGTTTATCAAAATCAAGCCCTGGTTCTGGTGGTTTCTGGCTTTAACGGTGCTTACGTTTGGCATAGCAGACTTTACCAGCAGCAGCCTGATCAAGCCCTGGGTGGGAAGGCTAAGACCTTGCTACGATCTGGATTTACAGGGTATGGTGCGTAGCCTGGTAGGTTGCGGAGGGCAGTATTCCTTTCCTTCTTCACATGCAGCTAATCACTTTGGTCTGGCTATGTTCTGGTACAGGGCGGTGTTGCTGGCTACCGGCAAACGCTGGAGCTGGGTGTGGATATGGGCTTTTGTGATTGGATATGCACAGGTATATGTAGGGAAGCATTTTCCTTTGGATATAGCAGGAGGGGCTATATTAGGCATGGCAATAGGCTGGCTTACGTCAGGCTTGTTTAACTATTTTTGTACACGTAAGTTCAAACGAAGAGAAAGCAGTAAAGTGTCTGCAGCATTATCATGA
- the tssD gene encoding type VI secretion system tube protein TssD codes for MSSYKAALQIEGSNYEIRHCSFNYRQNIKPDGSPHAQILAGEITVTLEAPAPKEIIQWMLTPDEKRSGVIRFYEVNSSTGTHQVLEFADAYCVQLDNVFEGEKHLPGGLLSSFMISSASLIFNGITFNK; via the coding sequence ATGAGTTCGTATAAAGCAGCTTTACAAATTGAAGGGAGCAATTATGAAATAAGACATTGTTCGTTCAATTACCGGCAGAATATAAAACCCGACGGATCGCCACATGCGCAGATTCTGGCGGGGGAAATTACGGTAACCCTGGAAGCGCCCGCTCCTAAAGAGATTATACAGTGGATGCTTACCCCGGATGAAAAGAGAAGCGGTGTTATCCGCTTTTATGAAGTGAACAGCAGCACGGGCACACACCAGGTGCTGGAGTTTGCAGATGCTTACTGTGTGCAGCTGGATAATGTGTTTGAAGGGGAGAAGCATTTGCCGGGTGGATTGTTAAGTTCATTTATGATTAGTAGCGCTTCTCTTATTTTTAATGGGATCACGTTTAATAAATAG
- a CDS encoding ArnT family glycosyltransferase has protein sequence MNILSRSFLLLLVISAIALNATCLLNEIMEPDGALYASISKHMVLTGDWMNLYGNGGDWLDKPHMPFWLAAVSMKLLGITAFAYKLPAFICFVIGSWYVYKLAQALYNNTTALLAVVIYSTSLHVLLSNYDVRAEAYLTAFVIAAIYYLYKAAEANSWLKYILAAAVCSAMAVMTKGIFVLVTIAGGFVCWWLMTKQWKQFIAIKWWLFLVLTLLFLFPELYSLYVQFDMHPEKVVFGHTGVSGIRFFFWDSQFGRFFNNGPIRGKGDPSFFLHTTLWTFLPWSVYLYIAVVQIVRKKNKTVLQRWIISGSALLSFLMFSLSRFQLPHYIVILFPHFAIITADYLCSVTSAKAWKGISIVQFVLLGALVLLIGLLQIVSGLVHVWGWVLIVIALVVVLVWYKQATLKAITGRNFVFAALLFLFLNLFFYPALMHYQGGMEAGQWLQQDKQAYNKAVLYKCYVYSFEFYAPGLVQTALTEDELVSISRKHGYAWVYLIEDNVKELQQRHFKIEVLKRVNDFHISQLTGEFINARKREQVLGHFVLARVAEK, from the coding sequence ATGAATATACTTTCGCGTAGTTTTTTACTATTACTTGTAATAAGTGCTATTGCACTGAATGCCACTTGTTTACTGAATGAAATAATGGAACCGGATGGTGCCTTGTATGCCAGTATATCCAAGCACATGGTGTTAACAGGCGATTGGATGAACCTGTATGGCAATGGGGGCGACTGGCTGGATAAACCGCATATGCCTTTCTGGCTGGCAGCGGTAAGTATGAAGCTGTTGGGCATAACGGCCTTTGCTTACAAATTGCCTGCGTTTATCTGTTTTGTAATTGGCTCATGGTATGTATATAAGCTGGCGCAGGCATTATATAACAATACCACTGCTTTATTAGCGGTAGTTATTTACAGCACTTCGTTGCATGTACTGCTCAGCAACTATGATGTAAGGGCAGAAGCGTATTTAACTGCTTTTGTTATCGCAGCCATTTATTATTTATATAAAGCGGCTGAAGCTAACAGCTGGTTAAAGTACATTCTGGCTGCTGCTGTTTGCAGTGCTATGGCGGTAATGACAAAGGGCATATTTGTACTGGTTACTATTGCAGGTGGCTTTGTATGCTGGTGGTTAATGACCAAACAATGGAAGCAGTTTATTGCCATTAAATGGTGGTTGTTCCTGGTGCTAACGTTATTGTTCTTGTTCCCGGAGCTATATAGCCTGTATGTACAGTTTGATATGCACCCTGAGAAAGTAGTGTTTGGCCATACCGGTGTATCGGGTATCCGTTTCTTTTTCTGGGATAGCCAGTTTGGCCGCTTCTTTAACAACGGGCCTATACGGGGTAAGGGGGATCCTTCTTTCTTTTTGCATACTACATTGTGGACGTTCTTACCCTGGAGTGTTTACTTGTATATAGCAGTAGTGCAGATAGTGCGTAAGAAAAACAAAACAGTATTACAGCGTTGGATAATAAGCGGCAGTGCCTTGCTCAGCTTTCTGATGTTTTCTTTATCCCGCTTTCAATTGCCGCATTACATAGTGATCCTGTTTCCGCACTTTGCTATAATAACAGCTGATTATCTCTGTTCTGTGACTTCTGCAAAAGCCTGGAAAGGAATAAGTATTGTACAGTTTGTGTTGCTGGGCGCATTGGTGTTGTTGATAGGCCTTTTACAAATCGTCAGTGGATTAGTGCATGTATGGGGTTGGGTGTTGATTGTTATAGCCTTAGTGGTTGTTTTGGTATGGTACAAGCAGGCTACATTGAAAGCGATCACAGGCCGCAACTTTGTATTTGCTGCGTTGTTATTCTTGTTTCTGAACCTGTTCTTTTATCCTGCTTTGATGCATTACCAGGGTGGAATGGAAGCCGGGCAATGGTTGCAACAGGATAAGCAGGCCTATAACAAAGCAGTATTGTATAAATGTTATGTATACTCTTTTGAGTTTTATGCACCGGGTTTAGTACAAACTGCTTTAACAGAAGACGAATTGGTGAGTATAAGTCGTAAGCATGGATATGCATGGGTATACCTGATAGAGGATAATGTGAAAGAGTTACAGCAGCGTCATTTTAAGATAGAGGTTTTAAAGCGTGTGAATGATTTTCACATCAGTCAGTTAACGGGAGAGTTTATCAACGCCCGAAAGCGGGAGCAGGTGTTAGGGCACTTTGTTTTGGCACGTGTAGCAGAGAAGTAG
- a CDS encoding M48 family metalloprotease, which yields MSSQPVAVSARFKKKATSAILSIFLFVVVYLLLIAFSIGLTLTLGYIGIQIIIAKPMLLTLVLGIGLASVGVLILIFLVKFLTQKHIDKPSGLMEITPEQEPELFEFINNIAREVNTSLPKKVYLSPEVNAAVFYNSTFWSMFLPVKKNLLIGLGLINTVSRSECKAILAHEFGHFSQSTMKVGSYVYTVNKIIYNMLYDNDGYISLANSWASSSSYMAFFVRLAVKINQGIQWILQQVYKVVNLSHSGLMREMEFHADAVAASVTGADPLITSLSRMELADRSYTILLNYYSNRIEEAISTQNIYPQQQYLLRFIAEEDGLPFEHGLPVVNKADANRYNKSRLVITNQWASHPETKDRIAALLQLNLPQQQPDHSPAATLFQHLSQWEAAVTASLFANVQYPATPTLQDKEAFAEAFTRHYQEHSFGKLFNGYYDKNNPTEIDIDNYVPLPQTANSIHELYGDQALDLIYTQQGLESDIATLERIAREELQIQTFDYNGNRYQKADIEQLLPSLQQELKSVEASLQQNDKAIYQYFLSLAQKQDKVDVLNTQYQLFNHTHTTYRSRQQVSVQVGEACNFINVDRAIEIVEKNIRILTTEERPFKQQVTEILTSPSYQSLLTPAIKEVLEKYVQKDWVYFSRPSYNNEALETLFTSIQYMQYLISKHYFVVKKDLLQTFEALQKQA from the coding sequence ATGTCTTCTCAACCCGTAGCAGTATCGGCACGTTTTAAAAAGAAAGCCACATCGGCCATCTTGTCTATTTTCCTTTTTGTGGTGGTATACCTTTTACTGATAGCCTTTTCCATAGGTCTTACGCTGACATTGGGCTACATAGGTATCCAGATCATTATAGCAAAGCCCATGTTACTTACCCTGGTGCTGGGTATAGGCCTTGCCAGTGTGGGCGTTTTAATACTGATATTCCTGGTTAAGTTCCTTACCCAAAAGCATATTGATAAGCCTTCCGGGTTAATGGAAATTACACCGGAACAAGAACCTGAACTATTTGAGTTTATCAACAACATTGCCCGGGAAGTAAATACCAGTTTACCTAAAAAAGTGTACCTGTCGCCCGAAGTAAATGCAGCCGTTTTTTACAACTCTACTTTCTGGAGCATGTTCCTGCCGGTGAAAAAAAATCTGCTCATCGGGTTAGGCCTAATTAATACTGTTTCCCGGAGTGAATGCAAAGCAATATTGGCACATGAATTCGGTCACTTCTCTCAAAGTACAATGAAAGTGGGCAGCTATGTATATACCGTTAACAAGATCATATACAATATGCTGTACGATAACGACGGCTATATTTCACTGGCCAACAGCTGGGCCAGCTCCAGCAGCTATATGGCTTTTTTTGTGCGATTGGCCGTAAAAATTAACCAGGGCATTCAATGGATATTACAGCAGGTATATAAAGTAGTGAATCTTAGCCACAGCGGCTTAATGCGCGAAATGGAATTTCATGCAGATGCAGTAGCCGCCAGTGTTACAGGAGCCGATCCGCTTATTACTTCCCTATCCCGCATGGAACTGGCCGACAGATCTTACACCATACTGCTCAACTATTACAGTAATAGAATTGAGGAAGCCATCAGCACCCAAAACATCTACCCACAGCAACAATACCTGCTGCGCTTTATTGCAGAAGAAGACGGCCTGCCGTTTGAACATGGCTTGCCTGTGGTGAACAAAGCAGACGCTAACCGCTACAATAAATCACGCCTGGTTATTACCAATCAGTGGGCCTCCCACCCCGAAACCAAAGACCGGATTGCCGCTCTGCTTCAATTAAACCTTCCACAACAGCAACCTGACCACTCGCCTGCCGCTACCCTGTTTCAACACCTTTCGCAATGGGAAGCAGCTGTTACCGCCAGCCTGTTTGCCAATGTGCAATACCCGGCAACTCCTACCCTACAGGATAAAGAAGCTTTTGCAGAAGCCTTCACCCGGCACTACCAGGAACATTCATTTGGCAAACTGTTCAATGGCTATTACGATAAAAACAATCCAACCGAAATAGACATTGACAACTATGTTCCCCTGCCCCAAACAGCCAATTCTATCCACGAGCTGTATGGAGATCAGGCACTTGACCTGATATATACCCAACAAGGATTGGAAAGCGATATAGCCACTTTAGAACGCATAGCTAGAGAAGAGTTACAGATACAAACATTTGATTACAATGGTAACAGGTATCAGAAAGCAGATATAGAACAGCTATTGCCTTCATTGCAACAGGAGTTAAAAAGTGTAGAAGCCAGCCTTCAACAGAATGACAAAGCCATTTATCAATATTTTCTCTCCCTGGCACAAAAACAGGACAAGGTGGATGTTCTTAACACACAATATCAACTATTCAATCACACACATACCACTTATCGCAGCAGGCAGCAGGTATCTGTTCAGGTAGGCGAAGCATGCAATTTTATTAATGTAGACAGGGCTATTGAGATAGTGGAAAAGAACATACGCATTCTTACTACAGAAGAACGCCCTTTTAAACAGCAGGTAACTGAAATATTAACCTCCCCTTCTTATCAATCACTTTTAACACCCGCTATCAAAGAGGTATTAGAAAAGTACGTGCAAAAAGATTGGGTTTATTTCTCCCGGCCTTCCTACAACAACGAAGCCCTGGAAACGCTCTTCACTAGCATACAGTACATGCAGTACCTGATATCCAAACATTACTTTGTAGTAAAGAAAGACCTGCTACAAACCTTTGAAGCACTGCAGAAACAAGCATAG
- the tssD gene encoding type VI secretion system tube protein TssD, giving the protein MAYNATLKFNGGNDFKVLDVSYSVARTNDPSGRVASDPSNATVKVTIEATEKSDILESMLNAKFKPTKGDITFNKSNEEGKLIELGWENGYVIWHEVKFDSVNAKSMFVSFVVSAETIKYGNSQYCGRWPS; this is encoded by the coding sequence ATGGCGTACAACGCAACTCTGAAATTTAATGGTGGTAACGACTTTAAAGTGCTGGATGTTAGCTACAGCGTAGCCCGCACTAACGACCCCTCCGGTCGTGTTGCCTCCGATCCTTCCAATGCTACTGTAAAGGTTACTATTGAAGCTACCGAGAAAAGCGATATTCTCGAAAGCATGCTGAATGCTAAGTTCAAGCCTACCAAAGGTGATATTACTTTCAACAAGTCAAATGAAGAAGGTAAGCTGATTGAACTGGGGTGGGAAAACGGTTATGTTATCTGGCACGAAGTAAAATTCGATTCCGTTAACGCTAAAAGCATGTTTGTAAGCTTTGTAGTAAGCGCTGAAACCATCAAGTACGGCAACTCGCAGTATTGTGGCAGGTGGCCTTCTTAA
- a CDS encoding lactonase family protein produces MRRIIVALALICTSAISFAQNPFQYLLIGTNADGKDGGIFVYRFNPNKGEATLVSHTETGYPTYLAVSHDQKYVYAVNEYPGSNDGDVSAFALDKPKGQLTLLNKQTTAGASPCYVSVDSTGKNVVVANYNGGNLSLFKTGADGSLQPALQTIGHEGYGVNVQRQEMPHVHSVVFTPDEKFLFAPNLGNDRVYKYKFNATDATTPLTDGDPQYYTLEDGYGPRHITFSADGKYAYVMTELSSKLLVYENKDGQFTEIQSLPTAKVGDKNDMGGADIHITPNGKFLYVSIRGKANEIVIYKVNTDGKLLEVGHQPVGLHPRNFMIDPTGRFLLVANRDSNNVQIFIINKNYGLLEDTHTTIQVNKPVCLKMVPVK; encoded by the coding sequence ATGCGTAGAATTATAGTTGCTTTGGCACTGATATGCACCAGTGCCATATCTTTTGCCCAGAATCCTTTTCAATATTTGCTGATTGGTACTAATGCCGATGGTAAGGACGGCGGCATATTTGTGTATCGTTTTAATCCCAACAAAGGCGAAGCTACCCTGGTAAGTCATACCGAAACGGGTTATCCCACCTACCTGGCAGTTTCTCACGATCAGAAGTATGTGTATGCTGTAAATGAATATCCTGGCAGCAATGATGGCGATGTAAGCGCCTTTGCCCTGGATAAGCCTAAGGGGCAATTAACCCTGCTGAACAAGCAAACCACCGCAGGAGCATCCCCTTGTTATGTATCAGTAGATTCTACTGGCAAAAACGTAGTGGTAGCCAACTATAACGGCGGTAACCTGAGTTTGTTTAAAACAGGGGCTGACGGCTCATTACAGCCCGCTTTACAAACTATTGGGCATGAGGGTTACGGCGTGAACGTTCAGCGCCAGGAAATGCCCCATGTGCACAGCGTGGTATTTACACCTGATGAAAAATTCCTGTTTGCCCCCAACCTGGGCAACGACAGGGTATATAAATACAAGTTCAATGCTACTGACGCTACAACTCCTTTAACGGATGGCGACCCGCAATATTATACCCTGGAAGATGGTTATGGCCCTCGTCACATCACTTTTTCAGCAGACGGAAAATATGCCTATGTAATGACTGAATTATCCAGCAAGCTGTTAGTGTATGAAAACAAAGACGGCCAGTTTACAGAAATTCAATCACTGCCAACCGCGAAAGTGGGTGATAAAAACGATATGGGTGGTGCGGACATTCATATTACCCCTAACGGTAAATTCCTGTATGTTTCTATCCGTGGCAAGGCAAATGAAATTGTGATTTATAAAGTAAACACCGATGGTAAATTACTGGAAGTAGGACATCAGCCCGTAGGCTTACATCCACGTAACTTTATGATTGATCCTACCGGTCGTTTTTTACTGGTAGCCAACCGCGACAGTAATAACGTACAGATATTCATTATCAATAAAAACTATGGCTTACTGGAAGATACACATACTACTATCCAGGTAAACAAGCCTGTGTGTCTGAAAATGGTACCGGTGAAATAG